A section of the Candidatus Omnitrophota bacterium genome encodes:
- a CDS encoding HAMP domain-containing protein, translating to MSTIRKRTRLFIARRFQIRYISLILVFMFSTAIVTGYMVYVTTWVMFGEKLAAVYPQGLLLDIVKKVNMVLLLRLLLLTPLVILIGLILSNRIAGPIYRIKRFLRHIAAGNYGESLKLREKDELQDVADSINHLVSRLSSEQKRRRERVNKLKSRTGELKNLLVSGECDKERILAQLDQISEELDRFQ from the coding sequence ATGTCTACGATAAGGAAAAGAACTAGGCTGTTTATAGCACGGAGGTTCCAGATAAGGTATATCAGCCTTATACTTGTTTTTATGTTTTCTACGGCCATCGTCACCGGGTATATGGTATATGTTACTACCTGGGTTATGTTCGGGGAGAAGCTCGCAGCGGTTTATCCTCAGGGTCTTCTGCTTGATATCGTCAAGAAGGTCAACATGGTCTTGCTCCTCCGGCTGCTTTTGCTGACCCCTCTGGTCATTCTCATAGGACTTATCCTTTCCAACAGGATAGCCGGTCCCATTTACAGGATTAAGAGGTTTCTCAGGCATATCGCCGCCGGGAATTACGGAGAGAGCTTAAAGCTCAGGGAGAAGGACGAGCTGCAGGATGTCGCCGATTCTATAAATCACCTTGTTTCCAGGCTATCCTCAGAGCAGAAAAGGCGCCGCGAAAGAGTGAACAAGCTTAAAAGCCGCACGGGAGAACTTAAAAATCTACTTGTTTCCGGCGAGTGCGATAAAGAAAGGATCCTGGCCCAGCTTGATCAGATAAGCGAAGAGCTCGACAGGTTCCAGTAA
- a CDS encoding PDZ domain-containing protein: MKYRLILPVALVLMAVFFCVLCFSDTVILKNGKKLKGLIISEYKDRIILSTAEGERSIMKSSIRSAVYSEEKKALLQKARNQFKRRQYLGAYYSYKQVLELDPDLREAREKTEYLRNLLETRTREQVEQGLERKNEHAGTGEYLSVAERLLNELGLVLSGGKSFVVVRQVRSDAPGQISSSVKKGDRIVSVWSDNTGHMDAREVGQMLLLPGEVKMTVEREVALRLNSSRALFARDKKITGATFRLEKRGIVVSSVVDGGPFDKAGINKGDLIYSIDGERTRYMPFKRFYQTIRDNQKKRISVTVRRQIEFWHESAGE, encoded by the coding sequence ATGAAGTATAGACTGATCCTACCGGTAGCTCTTGTCTTGATGGCCGTGTTCTTTTGTGTTCTGTGCTTTTCCGATACGGTCATTCTTAAAAATGGCAAAAAGCTCAAAGGTCTTATAATCAGCGAGTATAAGGACCGGATAATATTGTCGACCGCTGAAGGGGAAAGATCGATTATGAAATCCTCTATCCGTTCGGCGGTTTACAGCGAGGAGAAAAAGGCTCTTTTGCAGAAGGCAAGGAACCAGTTCAAGAGAAGACAGTATCTTGGAGCCTATTATTCGTACAAACAGGTCCTTGAGCTTGATCCTGATCTGCGTGAAGCACGGGAAAAGACCGAATACCTGAGGAATCTTCTTGAAACTCGTACCCGAGAGCAGGTAGAGCAGGGTTTAGAGCGCAAGAACGAACATGCCGGCACCGGTGAGTATCTTTCCGTTGCCGAAAGGCTTCTAAATGAACTCGGGCTGGTGCTCTCTGGCGGGAAGAGTTTCGTCGTGGTGCGGCAGGTCCGGTCCGACGCTCCAGGGCAGATCAGCTCCAGCGTGAAAAAAGGCGACAGGATCGTTTCGGTCTGGTCGGATAATACCGGGCATATGGACGCCAGGGAGGTCGGCCAGATGCTTCTTTTGCCCGGAGAGGTTAAGATGACAGTGGAACGGGAGGTAGCATTGCGCCTTAATTCCTCAAGAGCGCTCTTTGCCAGGGACAAAAAGATAACTGGAGCGACCTTCCGTCTGGAAAAAAGGGGTATCGTGGTTTCTTCGGTAGTTGACGGAGGTCCGTTTGACAAAGCCGGTATCAATAAGGGGGACCTTATTTACAGCATAGACGGAGAGAGGACCAGATACATGCCTTTTAAGCGTTTCTATCAGACCATCAGAGATAATCAGAAAAAGCGGATAAGCGTTACCGTAAGACGCCAGATCGAGTTCTGGCACGAGAGCGCTGGAGAGTGA
- a CDS encoding helix-turn-helix domain-containing protein: MPEKMMTLRELSDYLGVSEEKITSLVEMQVITAYKIGGELLRFRKDQIDAIQSEIYSRVKDADRIKVSDARRSAKERARGIDRAAFNVTLGDRLSDFLYFNDFYIFSGVLIVILLAIIFLG; this comes from the coding sequence ATGCCCGAAAAGATGATGACCTTGCGTGAGCTGTCCGATTACCTTGGCGTCAGCGAGGAGAAGATAACTTCTCTTGTTGAGATGCAGGTTATAACCGCATACAAGATAGGCGGTGAACTTCTGCGTTTCAGGAAAGACCAGATAGACGCGATACAGTCTGAGATCTATTCCAGGGTTAAGGATGCCGATCGAATAAAGGTAAGCGATGCCAGGAGGAGCGCCAAGGAGCGTGCCAGAGGCATCGACAGGGCTGCTTTTAACGTAACATTAGGTGATCGTCTTTCTGATTTCTTGTATTTCAACGATTTCTACATATTCTCAGGTGTTCTTATCGTCATACTGCTGGCGATCATATTCTTGGGTTGA